A genomic region of Pelodiscus sinensis isolate JC-2024 chromosome 19, ASM4963464v1, whole genome shotgun sequence contains the following coding sequences:
- the UQCR11 gene encoding cytochrome b-c1 complex subunit 10 → MLNKLMGPRYAQLLRTWTPTLTTWGTVGAVGLVWATDWRLILDYVPYINGKFKKDE, encoded by the exons ATGCTGAACAAGCTCATGGGGCCCCGCTATGCCCAGCTGCTCCGCACCTG GACCCCCACATTGACTACATGGGGCACCGTAGGCGCTGTGGGATTGGTATGGGCCACAGATTGGAGATTGATCCTTGACTATGTTCCCTACATTAATGGCAAGTTTAAGAAAGATGAGTAA